In the Acidovorax sp. A79 genome, one interval contains:
- a CDS encoding AAA family ATPase: protein MLNHHITPSDNAETDHLKAAAIVFTARRREQEAAELSAEIQPTSRRSNPLAAAMVSEILGRKTEATPEEAKDAETSCDTSSTEAGEQRPVAVEAQTSAMIQDEVPQPAHELSEPNLPESEPSSDEVNSDPRDAVQLPEQAREFGLLTRADVQAEPSAIPLIHGLISKGQLAMIAGPSGSGKSVFQLHLGAALLNGSVVFDHTIPKRARMLYVNLEGDLKPRLEAIEQHHPGWTFPAPHAMFLTRPWRLNDRDSVDDLANHVNQAGGVDVIFIDTLNRATPGSDENLSTDMGMVIAHANLLINKTGAAVVLTHHTGKAKERGPRGHSSLYAALDTCLMVDETESGMRMVELVKTRQGPGGKKYYFTIENIALGEDDYGLPVVGPALTEVEGSPEVEKAATAPALTPQQKEALVALTLHMQNGLSGDPLGEIDRDEALEVVKAAFSAVSTKHRSTRAREAIDALIEAGRLLKNDSGMLSMGA from the coding sequence ATGCTGAACCATCACATCACCCCCTCGGACAACGCTGAGACCGATCACCTGAAAGCTGCCGCCATTGTGTTCACCGCTCGGCGTAGGGAGCAAGAAGCCGCCGAGTTGTCAGCAGAAATCCAGCCAACCAGCAGGCGCTCCAATCCCTTGGCAGCAGCTATGGTGTCCGAAATCTTGGGACGCAAAACCGAAGCCACTCCCGAGGAAGCAAAGGACGCAGAAACATCTTGCGATACGTCGAGCACGGAGGCGGGTGAACAGCGTCCTGTCGCAGTCGAGGCCCAAACGTCTGCCATGATCCAAGATGAGGTGCCTCAACCTGCGCACGAACTGTCTGAGCCCAACCTGCCCGAATCTGAACCGAGCAGTGACGAGGTAAACAGCGATCCCCGCGATGCAGTGCAGCTGCCCGAACAGGCGCGGGAATTCGGGTTGCTCACCCGCGCCGATGTACAGGCCGAGCCATCCGCGATCCCGCTCATCCATGGACTGATCAGCAAGGGACAGCTGGCAATGATCGCCGGACCATCTGGCAGCGGTAAATCCGTGTTCCAGCTGCACCTCGGCGCGGCCTTGCTCAACGGGTCCGTGGTATTCGACCACACGATTCCTAAGCGCGCTCGCATGCTGTACGTCAATCTGGAAGGCGATCTCAAGCCCCGGCTGGAGGCCATTGAGCAACACCATCCAGGGTGGACATTTCCTGCACCACACGCCATGTTCCTGACGCGGCCGTGGCGCTTGAATGACAGGGATTCCGTCGATGACCTTGCAAACCACGTCAATCAAGCTGGTGGAGTGGACGTCATCTTCATCGACACCCTGAACCGTGCTACCCCCGGCAGTGACGAGAACCTCTCCACCGACATGGGAATGGTGATCGCGCATGCCAACCTACTCATCAACAAGACAGGGGCTGCTGTCGTGCTCACCCACCACACCGGCAAGGCCAAAGAGCGGGGGCCACGGGGTCACTCCAGCCTCTATGCTGCCCTCGATACCTGTCTGATGGTGGATGAGACGGAATCAGGTATGCGGATGGTCGAACTGGTCAAGACCCGCCAGGGGCCTGGTGGAAAGAAGTACTACTTCACCATCGAGAACATTGCCTTGGGCGAGGATGACTACGGCCTGCCTGTAGTCGGCCCAGCGCTCACGGAAGTTGAAGGCTCGCCCGAGGTGGAAAAGGCTGCTACAGCACCGGCGCTGACGCCGCAGCAAAAGGAAGCCCTCGTTGCGCTGACCCTGCACATGCAAAACGGCCTCAGTGGTGACCCCCTCGGAGAGATCGATCGCGACGAAGCGCTGGAGGTCGTCAAGGCTGCATTCAGCGCCGTGTCCACCAAGCACCGATCAACTCGGGCACGGGAAGCGATTGATGCGCTGATCGAAGCCGGTCGATTGCTGAAAAACGATAGCGGCATGCTTTCCATGGGCGCGTAG